ttttttgaataaagcaAGTAGATTCATTGCTTCTTCTGGTTGAGAGTGATCAAAGTTTCTCCTTCCACACAATATCTCCAAGAGCACTACTCCAAAACTATACACATCTACTTTTTCTGTAATTATTGAACTTGACCATTCTGGAGCCATATAGCCAGGGGTCCCTCTCATGGTTGTAGCAACTTGGCTCTGGTCACGATCAACTAGTTTAGACAATCCAAAATCAGAGACTTTTGCATTAAAGTTCTCATCTAAGAGGATGTTATGAGGTTTTATATCCAAGTGAATTATCTTTTGCCTACAATCTTCATGTAAATAAGTTAGTCCCCTTGCTATGTCAATGAtgatcttctttctttgttgccaATCAAGCAGCATCTCATAATTCTTGTGAAATATCCATCTGTCTAAAGACCCATTAGACATATATTCATAAACAAGAAGCCTATGAAATTTTTCAGCACAAAATCCAATCAGTCTTACCAAGTTGATATGATGAATGCTGCCAATTGTCTCAACTTCAgctaaaaatgattttttgatttGACTTAAACCATCAAGGCGCTTTACTGCAACCTTAGTGCCATCAACTAGAGTCCCTTCAAAAACAGTGCCAAATCCTCCCCCGCCAAGTTCCTTATTGAAATTATCTGTTATGGCTCGCAAATCATCATAAGAATATCTCGTGGGCATTCCTGGTACATGATCCAAATAACACTCCTCATCTTCATCAGCATTTTCCTTGTTCCAGATTCGAAAAACAAAGATTCCAATGATAAGGAACAAAACAAGCAAAGATCCAAGGATGGATCCCACTATTATTCCAAGAGGATGTTTCTTCTTTCCATGGTTTGTCTGCTGTTGCACCTTAATGTATACTTTATGGTTGGTACTTTCATTGGAATTAAgtgaaaaaatttcagattgtAAATAGCAATACCCATTCGAAAAATATATAGCAGCTTTGCACGAACAATTTTCTAAGCATGCCTGTGTACAAGTACTTAAACTTATATTTTGGTAGTTAGGATTTATACCTGGGATGGTTATATCTAATAGGGGAAAGTATGTGATGTTCTGGAGCTCTAAAAGAATGTGAGTTTTGGAAGCTTCACAAGACAAGGGAACAACGGGGGAGCATCCACGGTCAGGCTGCCTGTCTTTGATTTGCTGAAAGTAGTTTGTCCCCTTTATGGATCCAAGACAACTACACTGGTTATTTGTACAAATACCGTAATTGCCGCAAACCGTAGGGAAAGCACATAGAtcaatatttttgaaaagatCACCTACTTCTTGCCCATCCTGATCATAAACTCTCATGTGTCCGTCAGGATCCAATCTTGTGTACTGCGTCAATAAGGATGTTGAAGGAATGAATAAGGATAATACATAAAGTGAGGTTTGCCGAGCACTAAAGAAAGTCAAGCCTTTCTCAATAAATTGAACATAACTGATAATGTAACCAAAATCTTGTTGATAATACCAATAGCATAGGGGAGGATTGGAATTGATATAAGCAAACAACCCTTGAGTGGTAAGAGAGAGCGAAAACAGTCCTCCTTCACTTGTGAGTTGCTGTCCCGGCACCAACTTTTGCCCATAAAACAACGTGTCAGTTGGCCAAGATGGGTGATCAAAAGACTGCCAAATTGTAGCATTATTTTCATCCAATAGCATGAGGTTGCAGTTGTCAGTTAATTTTAGGGCAGCCACAGATTTGGTGCTGATGTTTGTGGACCAAGCAATAGTTCCGTCAGCATCTTGTAACACCAAACCTCTTTCTGAATTGAGCTTCAAAGTCGCATTAATGCTAATAGGATTCTTTGGGTTGGCAGACCATAGTACTCGTGGATCATCATTAAGAAAGAAAGTGGCGAAGCGAGAACTGTTGCACGTTTGATTACAGAAGAAGCCACAAAAACAAGCATGTCCATAGTCTGGATCAACGGAGGATCTACTGGCAAATATAATTACCGCATCGGCTTTCAATAAATCACCAACAGGCTCTCTGTTGGTCCATGAAGAAGTAGAAGAGTTTACAGTCAGATAACCATCAGCTGGCACTAAGATGGAAATAGGTGCTATAAAAAGAGCAAAATAGAGAAGAACAGCGCAGCAAACCCAGCTTATACTAGCCATTGTCTGTAACACTTATACGGTGATCGAAGAAATAAAGGCAAAGTAGCACTGGGCAAGGAAATAGGGGGATGGAAATATGACCATCATTTTGAACTTGGCTCACTTCTTGACCTATAAAATCAACTTGTCCAAAAGCAGCAAAAGCTTATCCGCACCGATTTTGGGGGTTCTCTCTCGTCCATACACGTGACATATATACAAGTACATGAGCACCTCCGTGATTAATAAGTTCAaacttcaatttcaattttgcCTACTCGAAATCATTTTGAGTAACACAGTGGTGGTTTGGCCTAATTGTAGGGAGAAATTATTGTAAGGAACAACAAAGATATCAActattatcacttttttttttttttaagctgagttagaaaacataaatagttaagattaatataattgaaaatacTTAATTATATTGACTAATTTGAGCActcaaatatttttgtattcttGATTCATGTTAATAAACTTGCTTTTATCATGTAAGGTTTTAAGCAACTGGCAATAGTTATTTTTGccttaataaaattaaaaggttaaggGAAATTGGAGCAGTCTTTCCTATATACTCTAGTAGATCGAATTTGATTATGTTGGGATGGTGATTTGTTTAGACCATTGTACACGTGTTATGTGTTAGCCACTTTGCGTGTTAGGGACGATAGTTAGATAAAGAGGAGTTCAAGAtgaagattttttctttcttgacttttcttttgccatggttttcaatattttcaactATAGTTAGGTGATTAATATGAAGAAAGTTGATATATATAGCTTTCTACAGTATTTTATGTGTTGATATGGACCCGCATGTACGGCTTAAATTGCCACAAGCCCAAGTTGGTCAACAATGAAACCAAATTCTACATGCGGCAATATAGATCATTTGTCCCAATTAGAATCCTAATAACCTAGCAATGCAGCAGcatcaaagaaaatagaaaagagaggCAGCTgcttttagttttgtgttttcttgTGAGAGAGTGTTAGGGTATAATTGGAATTTGGGTTTCTTGAGAGTGTTTTTGTGCACTATTGtatctctctatttttaaagtgaaatttatctGTTGTCGTCTGTGAAGGTAGGCAGTTTGCTGATCCACTTAAATCCTTGTGTTCATTGTGTGTGCTTGTTATTTATTTCTCgcttatttattgttattgttttgaGTCATGGTGTGCTATTTGCACAACAACATGAAAgtttaaggaaaagaaaatgaagcaaGTGCATGTGTAAGGAAATTTGATAGCAAGAGTGAAATTATGAAAAGTGATGTGTAGCAAAGTCTGTTTAATGTTTTAAATATTAATCAGTTTGTAACAGTTGTGTATCAAAACCGCACTCACCTAATGCAAAATGGCTTGGCAAGGGTCAACCAAGTCATTTTAACGTAGTCATTTCATCATTTGTTAATATAGGCTTCACACCGAAGGGAAGAAGGCGGAAAGGCTTCTGGTAtcaaatcaatcaatatatatataaaagtagagacctcatgcgagagtgcatgaagttctgccatgtggcgctCTATATGAGTTTTTTGCAATTCTCTTTATTATGAAACGATTTTTTCCaacctcaaaaattaaaacaatgcaGCTTTTGTGTTTAGCACTTATTGcttcatcaaaaatcaattcacttcttcctctctcctaactcttcacttctttccattaccaaaaaaaaaaaatgactctTCACTTCTTccggacaaaaaaaaaaaattcacttccccattcaaatttaaatgcacaCTATGGATAAGCACCTGGCAAAGTGAGACCAAGCTTTGCACTATTACAcctttacaataatattatactttCCAAGTAATTTCTGATGAGATCAAAcccatctttaaattttttaaatttcactcATTCTCTATCTTAACTCTTTAGttctttctctatctcttaactcttcacttcttctagcaaaagcaaaaacaagaaACTCTTTCACTTCCCCTTTCAATTAAATGCACACTACGTACctgtttcttttgaaaattatatattgataatGGATCAACAATTCCTCTATGAGTTCATGGACAAAAGCTCCTTTCTTAGTGTCTGTAAATAAATAttgccaactctctctctctctttatttctttctttcaattttttttttcaaaattttatttgggataTTGAGTTTGCAGTTTGCAATGTTTGAGGGAAAACAGACTCAGGGAGATTGAAGCTTCAACTTTACCTATTTTGGCCAAGGGCTAAAGTCACTAAACCCAAGGAGAAAAAGCCATTGGCTCCTAATTTATCAAACCCTTCTTTAGTATCTAAGTCCTAAGAGGTACAAAATACTAATACTCAATTTGttcattctttgttgttgtttggtaatGGGTTTTTGACAATCAAACTAGATGgtggtttgtttcttttcatttgaactGTTTAGTGGTTAAGATTTTTACTGAGCCACCCCctttttgtaatttatgattTGTCTTTTGGTGAGTGATTTAAATATGTTACATGAGGATGTGATTAAGAAAATTGGGTACTATTTATACCCTAAGGCAAAGACAGGTTGAGTAAATAATCTGGTTTTGTTGGGCAGGTAGAAAGATCAAGGAGGAAGAAGCTTAATCAATAAATCAAGCTCCTCCATGCCACATGTAGTCGGAGCACAAACTTATGTATCTATTTGGATTGGTCACATTTAAAGCACCAATGGAGGCAAAACTTTTGTGGGATTTGAAGTGCAAAGAGCCCAAGAgtaattacatattttattttgaatccatagtgtttgataaaatgcttgacagaaaatttataatttttatttggttgtatgaTGTAGCAACCTATATAGTTGGCATGagtgaaacaaattaaattagctaCGGGTAAGaaagttgttattatttttaggtgaataattttcttttacttattgaggggttaagtattatttggtagcaaagttttaaaataatcgccacaatctacacatattctatgtcctactaaatgatagaaactcaattgttaaaaataagaacaaagaaagaaacaatagaaTTGCAAATGTATAAATTAAGAACTAAGTGGGCagaaaaaattatgtggtgtcTCCATTATTTGAAGGTTAGCCTAAAATCtatataaactcaaaagggTATTAAAAAATCGTTACATATATTATACCGGtacacctttgttaaaaaattgttaaatatgttGAATCATGTCTACCTCAACCATCATTGAAACtacttgctttatttatttatttgttggtCAAGTATCATGTATGGCTGTCTGCAAGAGCCTTGACAATATCAAAGTGTGTTTGTTGCTTTGCCTAGACATGAATCACTATGCAACCTTAGTACTGctatagttaaaatattattgaagatgcttCATAAGATCAACACCTTAGTTAGTCATTTCGTATGACAAGGGATAGGTTGAAGGAGTTTGATATGCATAATGTATGCttgcaattaattggtttacAATCAACTAATGGTATGCAACAAAATATGCCTACATGCTCCGAAGTTTCTACTataattgtaggtgattttagcAATGAAACTATTCACCatttatgctataatatatgtaaaaaaaatttcaaaaactattttacataaAAGCTTATAGCATTATCCGCGCAATGCGCGGGCAACCTTCTAGTATGGTAAAAAAGTTATGAGATAAATTGTGGTACTAAATTTTTACATAAAGTAGTGTCTGTGATAGACttatatgaaaattaataagttgCGAATTCAGTAAGTGTAAAAACTATTGTATACGTAGAATTACACAATAAATGGTATATCTACATAAACTGTTGCGTACATAGAATTACACATtagttatttcattatttttctacaTGATAAATAAGATTTTTCGGCAACATTGCATGAATAGACTTTTTAAACAAGGATTTTTTGTAATTGGACATCTATGCATTACACATATCAAAAAAGACAACAACTAAACGAATGTCCTTGTGCTCAAGAATGCTATAAGAACGAGTAGCATCCAGGAAATGGATGTAATAACAACACACCAAGATTTGTTTGCTACAATTCTACAAATTAACTTGCCTAAAAAAAGGTTTGTTAGCTGCTTCAGGAGACTAGAATCTATATGAGGAATTCCATATAGTAGATTAGAAACCTCTTGATCCTTTTTCCAAGTAATACGAACTTCAATATGCAACCATTCTCAAGTGATTTAAACCAGGAAAGTTTGAactagattatatatatatgaacaattttttttttttttttttgggtagaacgAAGTAGAGCTGTTAACCGAGATCACTCGGTTCAAAAACGAATCAATAGCATC
This genomic stretch from Castanea sativa cultivar Marrone di Chiusa Pesio chromosome 1, ASM4071231v1 harbors:
- the LOC142639759 gene encoding G-type lectin S-receptor-like serine/threonine-protein kinase SD2-5 — its product is MASISWVCCAVLLYFALFIAPISILVPADGYLTVNSSTSSWTNREPVGDLLKADAVIIFASRSSVDPDYGHACFCGFFCNQTCNSSRFATFFLNDDPRVLWSANPKNPISINATLKLNSERGLVLQDADGTIAWSTNISTKSVAALKLTDNCNLMLLDENNATIWQSFDHPSWPTDTLFYGQKLVPGQQLTSEGGLFSLSLTTQGLFAYINSNPPLCYWYYQQDFGYIISYVQFIEKGLTFFSARQTSLYVLSLFIPSTSLLTQYTRLDPDGHMRVYDQDGQEVGDLFKNIDLCAFPTVCGNYGICTNNQCSCLGSIKGTNYFQQIKDRQPDRGCSPVVPLSCEASKTHILLELQNITYFPLLDITIPGINPNYQNISLSTCTQACLENCSCKAAIYFSNGYCYLQSEIFSLNSNESTNHKVYIKVQQQTNHGKKKHPLGIIVGSILGSLLVLFLIIGIFVFRIWNKENADEDEECYLDHVPGMPTRYSYDDLRAITDNFNKELGGGGFGTVFEGTLVDGTKVAVKRLDGLSQIKKSFLAEVETIGSIHHINLVRLIGFCAEKFHRLLVYEYMSNGSLDRWIFHKNYEMLLDWQQRKKIIIDIARGLTYLHEDCRQKIIHLDIKPHNILLDENFNAKVSDFGLSKLVDRDQSQVATTMRGTPGYMAPEWSSSIITEKVDVYSFGVVLLEILCGRRNFDHSQPEEAMNLLALFKKNIEEDQLLDMVDKYSEDMQLHGVEVVNTMKTATWCLQNDFTKRPSMSMVVKVLEGVVKVESGLDYFFLNPPLPNTRAGVDNQEVHVVSATPLLPLDLSGPR